From the genome of Rhinoderma darwinii isolate aRhiDar2 chromosome 1, aRhiDar2.hap1, whole genome shotgun sequence:
gcgcgggctgctctgtgaggtgtatggcagagtggagcgcgggctgctctgtgaggtgtatggcagagtggagcgcgggctgctctgtgaggtgtatggcagagtggagcgcgggctgctctgtgaggtgtatggcagagtggagcgcgggctgctctgtgaggtgtatggcagagtggagcgcgggctgctctgtgaggtgtatggcagagtggagcgcgggctgctctgtgaggtgtatggcagagtggagcgcgggctgctctgtgaggtgtatggcagagtggagcgcgggctgctctgtgaggtgtatggcagagtggagcgcgggctgctctgtgaggtgtatggcagagtggagcgcgggctgctctgtgaggtgtatggcagagtggagcgcgggctgctctgtgaggtgtatggcagagtggagcgcgggctgctctgtgaggtgtatggcagagtggagcgcgggctgctctgtgaggtgtatggcagagtggagcgcgggctgctctgtgaggtgtatggcagagtggagcgcgggctgctctgtgaggtgtatggcagagtggagcgcgggctgctctgtgaggtgtatggcagagtggagcgcgggctgctctgtgaggtgtatggcagagtggagcgcgggctgctctgtgaggtgtatggcagagtggagcgcgggctgctctgtgaggtgtatggcagagtggagcgcgggctgctctgtgaggtgtatggcagagtggagcgcgggctgctctgtgaggtgtatggcagagtggagcgcgggctgctctgtgaggtgtatggcagagtggagcgcgggctgctctgtgaggtgtatggcagagtggagcgcgggctgctctgtgaggtgtatggcagagtggagcgcgggctgctctgtgaggtgtatggcagagtggagcgcgggctgctctgtgaggtgtatggcagagtggagcgcgggctgctctgtgaggtgtatggcagagtggagcgcgggctgctctgtgaggtgtatggcagagtggagcgcgggctgctctgtgaggtgtatggcagagtggagcgcgggctGCTCTGTGATGTGTTTCGGGGTGGAGCGCTGCCCGGTGTTGAATATTTGAGTACTATAAGACGTGAGAGCTGGTGATGTGGagaagtgatgtagcagagtcggGGAGTAAATATTGTGCACGGTTTGTGCAGGCGGAGGAGCGCGCTCTGAAACGCGTGCGCAGGAAGATCCGGAACAAGCGCTCTGCACAGGAGAGCCGGAAGAAGAAGAAAGAATATGTGGACGGACTGGAGAGCAGGTCAGAGCTGCGGGGGCGGAACATTGTCATCCTACAGGGGCGGTCACACCTCTCCATACAGTCCACATCATCTATATACCCTCCTCTATAGGGTCACAGTGTATACAGTACCCACCCCATCTCTCCACCCTTCTACATTATTATATACCATATAGTCACTATCTCTATACTCTCCTCTATAGGttcacagtatatacagtatccaccccATCTCTCCACCCTCTACCTTATTATATACCATATAGTCACTATCTCTATACTCTCCTCTATAGGgtcacagtatatacagtatccaccccATCTCTCCACCCTCTACCTTATTATATACCATATAGTCACTATCTCTATACTCTCCTCTATAGGgtcacagtatatacagtacccaCCCCATCTCTCCACCCTCTACCTTATTATATACCATATAGTCACTATCTCTATACTCTCCTCTATCGGGTCACAGTGTATACAGTACTCACCCCATCTCTCCACCCTTCTACATTATTATATACCATATAGTCACTATCTCTGTACTCTCCTCTATAGGGTCACAGTATCCACCCCATCTCTCCACCCTTCTACCTTATTATATACCATATAGTCACTATCTCTATACTCTCCTCTATAGGgtcacagtatatacagtatccagCCCATCTCTCCACCCTCTACCTTATTATATACCATATAGTCACTATCTCTATACTCTCCTCTATAGGTTCACAGTGTATACAGTACCCACCCCATCTCTCCACCCTTCTACATTATTATATACCATATAGTCACTATCTCTATACTCTCCTCTATAGGGTCACAGTGTATACAGTACCCACCCCATCTCTCCACCCTTCTACCTTATTATATACCATATAGTCACTATCTCTATACTCTCCTCTATAGGGTCACAGTACCCACCCCATCTCTCCACCCTTCTACCTTATTATATACCATATAGTCACTATCTCTATACTCTCCTCTATAGGGTCACAGTATCCACCCCATCTCTCCACCCTTCTACCTTATTATATACCATATAGTCACTATCTCTATACTCTCCTCTATCGGgtcacagtatatacagtatccagCCCATCTCTCCACCCTCTACCTTATTATATACCATATAGTCACTATCTCTATACTCTCCTCTATAGGTTCACAGTGTATACAGTACCCACCCCATCTCTCCACCCTTCTACCTTATTATATACCATATAGTCACTATCTCTATACTCTCCTCTATAGGGTCACAGTATCCACCCCATCTCTCCACCCTTCTACCTTATTATATACCATATAGTCACTATCTCTATACTCTCCTCTATAGGGTCACAGTGTATACAGTACCCACCCCATCTCTCCACCCTTCTACATTATTATATACCATATAGTCACTATCTCTATACTCTCCTCTATAGGGTCACAGTACCCACCCCATCTCTCCACCCTTCTACCTTATTATATACCATATAGTCACTATCTCTATACTCTCCTCTATAGGGTCACAGTATCCACCCCATCTCTCCACCCTTCTACCTTATTATATACCATATAGTCACTATCTCTATACTCTCCTCTATAGGGTCACAGTGTATACAGTACCCACCCCATCTCTCCACCCTCTACCTTATTATATACCATATAGTCACTATCTCTATACTCTCCTCTATAGGGTCACTACGTGTACAGCTCACAATCAGGAGTTACAGAAGAAGGTTCAGCAGCTGCAGCGGCAGAACTGGTAAGTGCTACATCGCCCCGCTCCACGGCACCCCGCGCCACGACACCCCCTCATATACTCCATCAGAAGTGATCATGTGATGTCGGGTGATTATGTAATACCCCACTCTCTTTTATTGTCATTGTATTCTCTTCCTCATCGCGATTGCAGTTTCCTTATGTAATAATATGGCTCCTCCCGCTGGTTTATGCCCCTCCCCCTGACCAGTATTTATCACCAACCATACTCTTGTCTATAGTGTAATGGTGACTTCTCCTCTGCAGCTCCCTCCTCCAGCAGCTCAGAAACCTGCAGGCTCTGCTCAGTCAGTCTGGAGCCAAGAACACGTCCTCCAACACCTGTGTCATGGTGAGTGTGCCCCATAATTGTGTCATGGTGAGTGTGCCCCATATTTGTGTCGTGGTGAGTGTGCCCCATAATTGTGTCGTGGTGAGTGTGCCCCATAATTGTGTCGTGGTGAGTGTGCCCCATAATTGTGTCGTGGTGAGTGTGCCCCATAATTGTGTCGTGGTGAGTGTGCCCCATAATTGTGTCGTGGTGAGTGTGCCCCATAATTGTGTCGTGGTGAGTGTGCCCCATAATTGTGTCGTGGTGAGGGTGCCCCATAATTGTGTCGTGGTGAGGGTGCCCCATAATTGTGTCGTGGTGAGGGTGCCCCATAATTGTGTCGTGGTGAGGGTGCCCCATAATTGTGTCGTGGTGAGGGTGCCCCATAATTGTGTCGTGGTGAGGGTGCCCCATAATTGTGTCGTGGTGAGTGTGCCCCATAATTGTGTCGTGGTGAGTGTATCTGGTGCTTGTGTCACGGTGGTTGTGTATCTGGTGATTGTGTCACGGTGGTTGTGTATCTGGTGATTGTATCACGGTGGGTGTATCTGGTGATTGTGTCACGGTGGTTGTGTATATATGGTATTTGGCACCCTCAGAGCCTCCTCTTGGCACGGCTGACTGTCCTCTTTTCCTCTCAGGTCCTGGCACTCTCGTTCTGCCTCATTCTCTTCCCCAGTCTTTATCCATTTGGGACGAGTATCGGACAACGCGACCTTCATGGAGGTGAGTGTGGAGAGCTCGGGGAGCACAGACGTGGGGGATATTTTGTGTTTTTCGTCAGTGTGAGGGCCCCGCCATCCTCCGGTTATACGCGAGGGCCCCGCCATCCTCCGGTTATACGCGAGGGCCCCGCCATCCTCCGGTTATACGCGAGGGCCCCGCCATCCTCCGGTTATACGCGAGGGCCCCGCCATCCTCCGGTTATACGCGAGGGCCCCGCCATCCTCCGGTTATACGCGAGGGCCCCGCCATCCTCCGGTTATACGCGAGGGCCCCGCCATCCTCCGGTTATACGCGAGGGCCCCGCCATCCTCCGGTTATACGCGAGGGCCCCGCCATCCTCCGGTTATACGCGAGGGCCCCGCCATCCTCCAGTTATACGTGAGGCCCTGCCACGCTCCAGTTATACAGTATGTGAGGGCCCCACCATCCTGGTTGTGGGGGATGGTAGCATATTCGGTATAGTCACATGACATTATGCCCTCTCCTCTCTTTCAGTTGTGTCTCGTAGACTGCGAGAATTCCCCACCACTCTTCCTGGCGGCCCCATCACCCCACAAGCCGATGATAAGGACCTACGTGAAGAGAAGGTCATTCTAGAAAAGTCTCCCCTGGGACCATCtcaggagcttcctcctctggacCTGTCCCAGCAGGAGCTACATCTGGAGCCGTCTCTTCAGGGTGCTCAGAACGACACCCCGGAGATCCAGGATGTGGGGACTGCCGAATCTAAACCTTCAATCAATAGTAATTCCTCCTCAGACCTTGACCCAAAGAATCAGCCTGGAGCCAAGGGGCAGCCTGACCCCGTGCCTGCCCACCTGTCTGACCCACCGGAAGCGTTGCCCGTCATACAGGACAAGCCGGTGTGGGTGGAGAAGGGGCGCAGCGTGATTCTCAGTCCTCTCCACTCAGACGAGATGTAAATAGACTAGACCTTATCC
Proteins encoded in this window:
- the CREB3 gene encoding cyclic AMP-responsive element-binding protein 3, whose translation is MSLFGDFEAMENPDFLDILLDDIFPSYSDVEAFSDTAVDSFLCELLGSPLGEDPSSPLTSDSGISEGQAAIPSPGNWEPTPPDSPNIIQTEHNYYMLQDTDLDALQSVRSETCDGDVFIDLDLCVEQSDVELTDPVSLFMEEDEDDDGSEYQTEQVLQLTEEESRLLGKDGVALPQHLPLTKAEERALKRVRRKIRNKRSAQESRKKKKEYVDGLESRVTTCTAHNQELQKKVQQLQRQNCSLLQQLRNLQALLSQSGAKNTSSNTCVMVLALSFCLILFPSLYPFGTSIGQRDLHGVVSRRLREFPTTLPGGPITPQADDKDLREEKVILEKSPLGPSQELPPLDLSQQELHLEPSLQGAQNDTPEIQDVGTAESKPSINSNSSSDLDPKNQPGAKGQPDPVPAHLSDPPEALPVIQDKPVWVEKGRSVILSPLHSDEM